A window of Aquipuribacter sp. SD81 contains these coding sequences:
- the secE gene encoding preprotein translocase subunit SecE: protein MTDTREGQSSPTDDRRRNGGFVLFLRQVVAELRKVVRPTRDELVAYTSVVLVFVVAIMIYVGVLDFAFGRLVLWAFGG, encoded by the coding sequence GTGACCGACACCCGCGAGGGTCAGAGCAGCCCGACCGACGACCGCCGTCGGAACGGTGGCTTCGTCCTCTTCCTCCGGCAGGTCGTCGCCGAGCTCCGCAAGGTCGTCCGACCGACCCGCGACGAGCTCGTCGCCTACACGAGCGTCGTCCTCGTCTTCGTCGTCGCCATCATGATCTACGTCGGGGTGCTCGACTTCGCGTTCGGGCGCCTCGTGCTGTGGGCCTTCGGCGGCTGA
- the nusG gene encoding transcription termination/antitermination protein NusG: protein MSDQPDVVTDAEDSVDGTQAPDLDGTTDGADDLDDLDDSSLSVQEADLAATEPPEVRSEDYVDEDGDATDDVTEVVGTTSADEAPADPVEDLRRELRRVPGEWYVVHSYAGYENRVKTNLEARITSLNMEEYIHQVEVPMEEVTEIKNGQKKQVRRVRIPSYVLVRMDLTDESWGAVRHTPGVTGFLGSAHHPVPLTVDEVVGMLAPTVAQPAAAAGGAAGGGGGAQAPAATVDYEVGESVTVMDGPFQTLPATISEINVDSQKLKVLVSIFGRETPVELSFNQVAKL, encoded by the coding sequence ATGTCCGACCAGCCCGACGTCGTGACCGACGCCGAGGACTCCGTCGACGGCACCCAGGCGCCCGACCTCGACGGGACGACGGACGGGGCCGACGACCTCGACGACCTCGACGACTCCTCGCTCAGCGTGCAGGAGGCCGACCTGGCCGCCACCGAGCCCCCCGAGGTCCGCAGCGAGGACTACGTCGACGAGGACGGCGACGCCACCGACGACGTCACCGAGGTCGTCGGCACCACCTCGGCCGACGAGGCCCCCGCCGACCCGGTCGAGGACCTGCGCCGCGAGCTCCGCCGCGTGCCGGGGGAGTGGTACGTCGTCCACAGCTACGCGGGCTACGAGAACCGCGTGAAGACGAACCTCGAGGCACGCATCACCTCCCTCAACATGGAGGAGTACATCCACCAGGTCGAGGTCCCCATGGAGGAGGTGACCGAGATCAAGAACGGGCAGAAGAAGCAGGTCCGTCGGGTCCGGATCCCCTCCTACGTCCTCGTGCGCATGGACCTCACCGACGAGTCGTGGGGTGCGGTGCGGCACACGCCCGGCGTCACCGGCTTCCTCGGCTCCGCTCACCACCCGGTGCCGCTGACCGTCGACGAGGTCGTCGGGATGCTGGCCCCGACCGTCGCCCAGCCCGCGGCCGCCGCGGGCGGCGCCGCCGGCGGCGGTGGGGGCGCCCAGGCGCCGGCCGCCACGGTCGACTACGAGGTGGGCGAGTCCGTCACGGTCATGGACGGCCCGTTCCAGACGCTCCCGGCGACGATCTCCGAGATCAACGTCGACTCCCAGAAGCTCAAGGTGCTCGTGTCGATCTTCGGCCGCGAGACGCCCGTCGAGCTGTCGTTCAACCAGGTCGCCAAGCTCTGA
- the rplK gene encoding 50S ribosomal protein L11: MPPKKKKVTGVIKLQIKAGAANPAPPIGPALGAAGVNIMEFCKAYNAATESQRGDIVPVEITVYEDRSFTFVTKTPPAAQLIKKAAGIEKGSGTPHTTKVATISRDQVRSIAETKMADLNANDVDQAAKIIAGTARSMGVTVAD, from the coding sequence GTGCCTCCCAAGAAGAAGAAGGTCACAGGAGTCATCAAGCTCCAGATCAAGGCCGGCGCCGCGAACCCCGCTCCGCCGATCGGCCCCGCCCTCGGTGCGGCCGGCGTCAACATCATGGAGTTCTGCAAGGCGTACAACGCGGCCACCGAGTCGCAGCGCGGGGACATCGTCCCGGTGGAGATCACCGTGTACGAGGACCGCTCGTTCACCTTCGTCACGAAGACGCCGCCGGCCGCGCAGCTCATCAAGAAGGCCGCCGGCATCGAGAAGGGCTCCGGCACCCCGCACACGACCAAGGTCGCCACGATCAGCCGCGACCAGGTCCGTTCGATCGCCGAGACCAAGATGGCCGACCTCAACGCCAACGACGTCGACCAGGCCGCGAAGATCATCGCCGGTACCGCCCGCAGCATGGGCGTCACGGTCGCCGACTGA
- the rplA gene encoding 50S ribosomal protein L1, protein MKRSKAYRAAADKIDGERLYTPTEAVRLVKDTSTTKYDATVEVALRLGVDPRKADQMVRGTVNLPHGTGKTARVLVFATGDRAQQALDAGADYVGSDDMIEKVQGGWLDFDAVVATPDLMGKVGRLGKVLGPRGLMPNPKTGTVTMDVAKAVTDIKGGKIEFRVDKHSNLHFIIGKASFDADKLAENYAAAMDEVMRLKPSAAKGRYVKKATLASSMGPGIPLDPSALGATDAAAV, encoded by the coding sequence ATGAAGCGCAGCAAGGCCTACCGCGCCGCCGCCGACAAGATCGACGGCGAGCGCCTGTACACCCCGACCGAGGCCGTCCGCCTCGTCAAGGACACGTCGACCACGAAGTACGACGCGACCGTCGAGGTCGCCCTGCGGCTGGGCGTCGACCCCCGCAAGGCCGACCAGATGGTCCGCGGCACCGTCAACCTGCCGCACGGCACGGGCAAGACCGCCCGGGTCCTGGTCTTCGCCACCGGTGACCGTGCGCAGCAGGCCCTCGACGCCGGCGCCGACTACGTCGGCTCCGACGACATGATCGAGAAGGTGCAGGGCGGCTGGCTCGACTTCGACGCCGTCGTCGCGACCCCCGACCTCATGGGCAAGGTCGGCCGGCTCGGCAAGGTGCTGGGGCCCCGCGGCCTCATGCCGAACCCGAAGACCGGCACGGTCACGATGGACGTCGCCAAGGCCGTCACCGACATCAAGGGCGGCAAGATCGAGTTCCGGGTCGACAAGCACTCGAACCTCCACTTCATCATCGGCAAGGCGTCCTTCGACGCCGACAAGCTCGCCGAGAACTACGCGGCCGCCATGGACGAGGTCATGCGCCTCAAGCCGTCGGCCGCCAAGGGCCGCTACGTGAAGAAGGCGACGCTCGCCTCGAGCATGGGCCCCGGCATCCCGCTGGACCCGAGCGCCCTCGGCGCGACGGACGCCGCCGCCGTCTGA
- the rplJ gene encoding 50S ribosomal protein L10: MPTQEKADAVAELADLFRASNAAVLTEYRGLTVSQLTALRRALGANATYAVVKNTLTKIAAEKAGFEGLDTDALTGPTAIAFVTGDPVEAAKGLRDFGKDAPALVIKGGVLEGRPIDAAGLQKLADLEPREVLLAKLAGAMKAPLSKAVYMANAPLAQAARAVDALRAKREQEGGEAA; the protein is encoded by the coding sequence ATGCCCACCCAGGAGAAGGCCGACGCGGTCGCCGAGCTCGCGGACCTGTTCCGCGCCTCGAACGCCGCCGTCCTCACCGAGTACCGCGGGCTCACCGTCTCCCAGCTGACCGCCCTGCGTCGCGCCCTGGGCGCGAACGCGACCTACGCCGTCGTCAAGAACACCCTCACGAAGATCGCCGCCGAGAAGGCGGGCTTCGAGGGCCTCGACACCGACGCTCTCACGGGCCCCACGGCCATCGCCTTCGTCACCGGTGACCCGGTCGAGGCGGCCAAGGGCCTGCGCGACTTCGGCAAGGACGCCCCCGCCCTCGTCATCAAGGGCGGCGTCCTCGAGGGACGTCCGATCGACGCGGCCGGGCTGCAGAAGCTGGCCGACCTCGAGCCGCGCGAGGTGCTCCTCGCCAAGCTCGCCGGCGCCATGAAGGCCCCGCTGTCCAAGGCGGTCTACATGGCCAACGCCCCGCTCGCCCAGGCCGCCCGTGCGGTCGACGCGCTGCGGGCCAAGCGCGAGCAGGAGGGCGGCGAGGCGGCCTGA
- the rplL gene encoding 50S ribosomal protein L7/L12, with protein MAKLSADELLEQFKDMTLLELSEFVKKFEETFEVTAAAPVAVAAAGGAAGGAEAPAAEEQDEFDVVLEAAGDKKIQVIKEVRALTSLGLKEAKDLVDGAPKAVLEKVDKEAAEAAKGKLEAAGATVTVK; from the coding sequence ATGGCGAAGCTCAGCGCCGACGAGCTGCTCGAGCAGTTCAAGGACATGACCCTCCTCGAGCTCTCGGAGTTCGTGAAGAAGTTCGAGGAGACCTTCGAGGTCACCGCCGCCGCCCCGGTCGCCGTCGCGGCCGCCGGTGGTGCCGCCGGTGGCGCCGAGGCCCCCGCCGCGGAGGAGCAGGACGAGTTCGACGTCGTCCTCGAGGCCGCCGGCGACAAGAAGATCCAGGTCATCAAGGAGGTGCGCGCGCTCACGAGCCTCGGCCTCAAGGAGGCCAAGGACCTCGTCGACGGCGCCCCCAAGGCCGTCCTGGAGAAGGTCGACAAGGAGGCCGCCGAGGCTGCCAAGGGCAAGCTCGAGGCCGCCGGCGCCACCGTCACCGTCAAGTGA
- the rpoB gene encoding DNA-directed RNA polymerase subunit beta, whose amino-acid sequence MVASRTAPAPRVQPVPVNPRPSFAKIREPLEVPDLLALQTESFDWLLGNDDWLARCAELGEEPGLSGLAEIFEEISPIEDFSETMSLSFRDHRFEPPKYTVEECRDKDMTYAAPLFVTAEFMNMTTGEIKSQTVFMGDFPLMTDRGTFVINGTERVVVSQLVRSPGAYFERVRDKTSDKDVYTAKLIPSRGAWLEFEIDKRDAVGVRVDRKRKQSVTVFLKALGMTEQEIREEFAGFDSMLGTLDKDTTADSDAALLDLYRKLRPGEPPTREAAQTLLDNLYFNPKRYDLAKVGRYKINRKLGVDKPLGDSTLTLQDIVATLKFLVTLHANENAAQTGGERRPLLGAREGEQVELRVEVDDIDHFGNRRLRSVGELIQNQVRTGLSRMERVVRERMTTSDVEAITPQSLINIRPVVAAIKEFFGTSQLSQFMDQNNPLAGLTHKRRLSALGPGGLSRDRAGFEVRDVHPSHYGRMCPIETPEGPNIGLIGSLATYARINSFGFVETPYRRVTDGTVTDAVDYLTADEEDNFVVAQANAPLDDANRFAEERVLVRTRGGEVDYVHGDEVDYMDVSARQISSVATAMIPFLEHDDSNRALMGSNMQRQAVPLVRAEAPYVGTGMELRAAVDGGDVVVAEAPGVVQEVAADAVTIQQDDGTYRTYRVHKFRRSNQGTSYNQRVLVDSGQRVEAGTVLADGPSTDGGEMALGRNLLVAFMPWEGLNYEDAIILSQRLVQDDVLSSIHIEEHEVDARDTKLGPEEITRDIPNVGEEVLADLDERGIIRIGAEVVPGDILVGKVTPKGETELTPEERLLRAIFGEKAREVRDTSLKVPHGETGTVIGVRVFDRDEGDELPPGVNQLVRVYVAQKRKITDGDKLAGRHGNKGVISKILPVEDMPFLEDGTPVDVVLNPLGVPGRMNIGQILELHLGWIASQGWQIEGTPEWAGRLPDLVREAPPGTNVASPVFDGATEDEVTGLLTATRPNRDGDRLVGAEGKARLLDGRSGEPFPEPVSVGYMYILKLHHLVDDKIHARSTGPYSMITQQPLGGKAQFGGQRFGEMEVWALEAYGASYALQELLTIKSDDVLGRVKVYEAIVKGDNIPEPGIPESFKVLIKEMQSLCLNVEVLSSDGTSIEMRDSDDDVFRAAEELGIDLSRREPSSVEEV is encoded by the coding sequence TTGGTCGCCTCGCGCACCGCGCCCGCTCCCCGTGTTCAGCCCGTACCGGTGAACCCCCGCCCCTCTTTCGCCAAGATCCGCGAACCACTCGAGGTCCCCGACCTCCTCGCCCTGCAGACCGAGAGCTTCGACTGGCTGCTCGGCAACGACGACTGGCTCGCCCGCTGCGCCGAGCTCGGTGAGGAGCCCGGCCTGTCCGGCCTCGCGGAGATCTTCGAGGAGATCTCCCCGATCGAGGACTTCTCCGAGACGATGTCGCTGTCGTTCCGCGACCACCGCTTCGAGCCCCCGAAGTACACGGTGGAGGAGTGCCGCGACAAGGACATGACGTACGCTGCGCCGCTCTTCGTCACCGCCGAGTTCATGAACATGACGACCGGCGAGATCAAGAGCCAGACGGTCTTCATGGGCGACTTCCCGCTCATGACCGACCGCGGCACCTTCGTCATCAACGGCACCGAGCGCGTCGTCGTCTCCCAGCTCGTCCGCTCGCCGGGCGCGTACTTCGAGCGCGTCCGCGACAAGACGAGCGACAAGGACGTCTACACCGCGAAGCTCATCCCGAGCCGCGGCGCGTGGCTCGAGTTCGAGATCGACAAGCGCGACGCCGTCGGCGTGCGCGTCGACCGCAAGCGCAAGCAGTCGGTGACGGTCTTCCTCAAGGCCCTCGGCATGACCGAGCAGGAGATCCGCGAGGAGTTCGCCGGCTTCGACTCCATGCTCGGCACGCTCGACAAGGACACGACGGCCGACTCCGACGCCGCGCTGCTCGACCTGTACCGCAAGCTGCGCCCGGGCGAGCCCCCGACGCGCGAGGCGGCCCAGACGCTGCTCGACAACCTGTACTTCAACCCCAAGCGCTACGACCTCGCGAAGGTCGGCCGGTACAAGATCAACCGGAAGCTCGGGGTCGACAAGCCGCTCGGCGACTCCACGCTGACGCTGCAGGACATCGTCGCGACGCTGAAGTTCCTCGTCACGCTGCACGCCAACGAGAACGCGGCCCAGACCGGCGGCGAGCGCCGTCCGCTGCTCGGCGCCCGCGAGGGCGAGCAGGTCGAGCTGCGGGTCGAGGTCGACGACATCGACCACTTCGGCAACCGCCGCCTGCGCAGCGTCGGCGAGCTCATCCAGAACCAGGTCCGCACGGGCCTGTCCCGGATGGAGCGCGTCGTCCGCGAGCGCATGACGACCTCCGACGTCGAGGCGATCACGCCGCAGAGCCTCATCAACATCCGTCCGGTCGTCGCCGCGATCAAGGAGTTCTTCGGGACGTCCCAGCTGTCGCAGTTCATGGACCAGAACAACCCGCTCGCCGGCCTGACGCACAAGCGTCGTCTGTCCGCGCTGGGCCCCGGTGGTCTGTCCCGCGACCGCGCCGGCTTCGAGGTGCGTGACGTGCACCCGTCGCACTACGGCCGCATGTGCCCGATCGAGACCCCGGAGGGCCCGAACATCGGCCTCATCGGCTCGCTCGCGACGTACGCGCGCATCAACTCCTTCGGCTTCGTCGAGACGCCGTACCGCCGGGTGACCGACGGCACGGTCACCGACGCCGTCGACTACCTGACGGCCGACGAGGAGGACAACTTCGTCGTCGCGCAGGCGAACGCCCCGCTCGACGACGCCAACCGCTTCGCCGAGGAGCGCGTCCTCGTCCGCACCCGCGGCGGCGAGGTCGACTACGTCCACGGCGACGAGGTCGACTACATGGACGTCTCGGCGCGCCAGATCTCCTCGGTCGCGACCGCGATGATCCCGTTCCTCGAGCACGACGACTCCAACCGCGCCCTCATGGGCTCGAACATGCAGCGCCAGGCCGTCCCGCTCGTGCGCGCCGAGGCGCCGTACGTCGGCACCGGCATGGAGCTGCGTGCGGCGGTCGACGGCGGCGACGTCGTCGTGGCCGAGGCGCCCGGCGTCGTGCAGGAGGTGGCGGCCGACGCCGTCACCATCCAGCAGGACGACGGCACGTACCGCACCTACCGGGTCCACAAGTTCCGCCGCTCCAACCAGGGCACGAGCTACAACCAGCGCGTGCTCGTCGACTCCGGGCAGCGCGTCGAGGCCGGCACCGTCCTCGCCGACGGCCCCTCGACCGACGGCGGCGAGATGGCGCTCGGGCGCAACCTGCTCGTGGCGTTCATGCCGTGGGAGGGCCTCAACTACGAGGACGCGATCATCCTGTCGCAGCGCCTCGTGCAGGACGACGTCCTGTCCTCGATCCACATCGAGGAGCACGAGGTCGACGCCCGCGACACGAAGCTCGGCCCCGAGGAGATCACCCGGGACATCCCGAACGTCGGCGAGGAGGTCCTCGCGGACCTCGACGAGCGCGGCATCATCCGCATCGGCGCCGAGGTCGTGCCCGGTGACATCCTCGTCGGCAAGGTGACGCCCAAGGGCGAGACCGAGCTGACCCCCGAGGAGCGCCTGCTCCGCGCGATCTTCGGCGAGAAGGCGCGCGAGGTCCGCGACACCTCCCTCAAGGTGCCGCACGGCGAGACCGGCACCGTCATCGGCGTCCGCGTCTTCGACCGCGACGAGGGCGACGAGCTGCCCCCGGGCGTCAACCAGCTCGTCCGCGTCTACGTCGCCCAGAAGCGCAAGATCACCGACGGTGACAAGCTCGCCGGCCGCCACGGCAACAAGGGCGTCATCTCCAAGATCCTGCCCGTGGAGGACATGCCGTTCCTCGAGGACGGCACCCCGGTCGACGTCGTCCTGAACCCGCTCGGCGTGCCCGGCCGCATGAACATCGGCCAGATCCTCGAGCTGCACCTCGGCTGGATCGCCAGCCAGGGCTGGCAGATCGAGGGGACGCCGGAGTGGGCCGGGCGCCTGCCCGACCTCGTGCGCGAGGCCCCGCCCGGCACCAACGTCGCGAGCCCCGTCTTCGACGGCGCGACCGAGGACGAGGTCACGGGCCTCCTCACGGCCACCCGGCCGAACCGCGACGGCGACCGCCTGGTCGGCGCCGAGGGCAAGGCCCGCCTGCTCGACGGCCGCTCCGGCGAGCCGTTCCCCGAGCCGGTGAGCGTCGGCTACATGTACATCCTCAAGCTCCACCACCTGGTCGACGACAAGATCCACGCCCGCTCGACCGGCCCCTACTCGATGATCACGCAGCAGCCCCTGGGCGGTAAGGCCCAGTTCGGCGGCCAGCGGTTCGGCGAGATGGAGGTGTGGGCGCTCGAGGCGTACGGCGCGAGCTACGCGCTGCAGGAGCTCCTCACGATCAAGTCCGACGACGTCCTCGGCCGCGTGAAGGTCTACGAGGCGATCGTCAAGGGCGACAACATCCCGGAGCCCGGCATCCCCGAGTCCTTCAAGGTCCTCATCAAGGAGATGCAGTCGCTGTGCCTGAACGTCGAGGTGCTCTCCAGCGACGGCACCTCGATCGAGATGCGTGACTCCGACGACGACGTCTTCCGTGCGGCGGAGGAGCTCGGCATCGACCTGTCCCGGCGGGAGCCGAGCAGCGTCGAAGAGGTCTGA
- a CDS encoding DNA-directed RNA polymerase subunit beta': MLDVNFFDELRIGLATADNIRAWSHGEVKKPETINYRTLKPEKDGLFCEKIFGPTRDWECYCGKYKRVRFKGIICERCGVEVTRAKVRRERMGHIELAAPVTHIWYFKGVPSRLGYLLDLAPKDLEKVIYFAAYMITHVDVEARHRDLSSLETGILNEKAEIEKRRDADIEERAKKLESDLAELEAEGAKADVRRKVREGAEREMSQMRRRATQELDKLEAVWDRFKNLKVQDLEGDEQLYREMRLRFGMYFEGGMGAAALQKRLETFDLEAEAGNLREIIATGKGQKKTRALKRLKVVSAFLSTTNSPLGMVLDCVPVIPPDLRPMVQLDGGRFATSDLNDLYRRVINRNNRLKRLLDLGAPEIIVNNEKRMLQEAVDALFDNGRRGRPVTGPGNRALKSLSDMLKGKQGRFRQNLLGKRVDYSGRSVIVVGPQLKLHQCGLPKQMALELFKPFVMKRLVDLNHAQNIKSAKRMVERSRSVVWDVLEEVIAEHPVLLNRAPTLHRLGIQAFEPQLVEGKAIQIHPLVCTAFNADFDGDQMAVHLPLSAEAQAEARILMLSSNNILKPSDGRPVTMPTQDMIIGLYHLTKNVAEAPGEGRVFSDVSEALMAHDRGEIAVGSEVQIRFTDVTPPQGWEAPEGHVEGEPVRLHTTLGRALFNEALPEGFPFVNYTVDKKKLSAIVYDLAERYPKVQVAATLDALKEAGFHWATRSGTTVALSDVVPPANKTQILEAYETRADKVQSQYERGLITDDERRSELIEIWTEATDTVAKAMEENLTDTNTIYRMVTSGARGNMMQMRQIAAMRGLVANPKGEIIPRPIKSNFREGLSVLEFFISTHGARKGLADTALRTADSGYLTRRLVDVSQDVIVREDDCGTERGLVMPIGTDNSEGVLTKDEHVESTVYARNLAVDVEVDGEVVATANTDLGDVVIDRLIAAGVREVKVRSVLTCESHVGTCARCYGRSLATGKLVDIGEAVGIVAAQSIGEPGTQLTMRTFHTGGVAGDDITQGLPRVVELFEARTPKGNAPIAEVTGRVRLERNEAEVVTGVTVVPDDGSEEIEVAVSTRAKLLVKDGDPVVVGQQLVAGVVDPKQVLRLLGPRKVQQHLVDEVQRVYRSQGVTIHDKHIEVIVRQMLKRVTIIDSGDSDLLPGELTERARFETTNREVVRNGGKPASGRPELMGITKASLATESWLSAASFQETTRVLTDAAMNAKSDPLVGLKENVIIGKLIPAGTGLSRYRDVTVEPTEEAKAAMYTLPSYDDGDYAPFGAGSGQAVPLEDLDFGGSYR; the protein is encoded by the coding sequence GTGCTCGACGTCAACTTCTTCGACGAGCTCCGCATCGGCCTCGCGACCGCCGACAACATCCGGGCCTGGTCGCACGGCGAGGTGAAGAAGCCCGAGACGATCAACTACCGCACCCTCAAGCCGGAGAAGGACGGGCTCTTCTGCGAGAAGATCTTCGGTCCGACCCGGGACTGGGAGTGCTACTGCGGCAAGTACAAGCGCGTCCGGTTCAAGGGCATCATCTGCGAGCGCTGCGGCGTCGAGGTGACCCGCGCCAAGGTGCGCCGTGAGCGGATGGGCCACATCGAGCTCGCCGCCCCCGTCACCCACATCTGGTACTTCAAGGGCGTCCCGAGCCGGCTCGGCTACCTGCTCGACCTCGCGCCGAAGGACCTCGAGAAGGTCATCTACTTCGCGGCCTACATGATCACCCACGTCGACGTCGAGGCGCGCCACCGCGACCTGTCGTCGCTGGAGACCGGCATCCTCAACGAGAAGGCCGAGATCGAGAAGCGGCGCGACGCCGACATCGAGGAGCGGGCCAAGAAGCTCGAGTCCGACCTCGCCGAGCTCGAGGCCGAGGGCGCCAAGGCCGACGTGCGCCGCAAGGTGCGCGAGGGCGCCGAGCGCGAGATGTCGCAGATGCGCCGTCGCGCGACCCAGGAGCTCGACAAGCTCGAGGCCGTCTGGGACCGCTTCAAGAACCTCAAGGTCCAGGACCTCGAGGGCGACGAGCAGCTGTACCGCGAGATGCGGCTGCGCTTCGGCATGTACTTCGAGGGCGGGATGGGTGCCGCGGCGCTGCAGAAGCGCCTCGAGACCTTCGACCTCGAGGCCGAGGCGGGCAACCTCCGCGAGATCATCGCGACCGGCAAGGGCCAGAAGAAGACCCGTGCCCTCAAGCGGCTCAAGGTCGTCTCGGCGTTCCTGTCGACGACGAACTCCCCGCTCGGCATGGTGCTCGACTGCGTCCCGGTCATCCCGCCGGACCTGCGGCCCATGGTCCAGCTCGACGGCGGCCGCTTCGCCACCAGCGACCTCAACGACCTGTACCGCCGTGTCATCAACCGCAACAACCGCCTCAAGCGCCTCCTCGACCTGGGCGCGCCCGAGATCATCGTCAACAACGAGAAGCGCATGCTCCAGGAGGCCGTCGACGCGCTGTTCGACAACGGCCGCCGCGGCCGGCCCGTCACGGGCCCGGGCAACCGGGCGCTCAAGTCGCTGTCGGACATGCTCAAGGGCAAGCAGGGCCGGTTCCGCCAGAACCTCCTCGGCAAGCGCGTCGACTACTCCGGCCGCTCGGTCATCGTCGTCGGCCCGCAGCTGAAGCTGCACCAGTGCGGCCTGCCCAAGCAGATGGCGCTGGAGCTGTTCAAGCCGTTCGTCATGAAGCGGCTCGTCGACCTCAACCACGCCCAGAACATCAAGTCCGCCAAGCGGATGGTCGAGCGCTCGCGCTCGGTCGTGTGGGACGTGCTCGAGGAGGTCATCGCCGAGCACCCCGTGCTGCTCAACCGCGCACCGACGCTGCACCGCCTCGGCATCCAGGCCTTCGAGCCGCAGCTGGTCGAGGGCAAGGCCATCCAGATCCACCCGCTCGTCTGCACCGCGTTCAACGCGGACTTCGACGGCGACCAGATGGCCGTCCACCTGCCGCTGAGCGCGGAGGCGCAGGCTGAGGCCCGCATCCTCATGCTCTCGAGCAACAACATCCTCAAGCCGTCCGACGGCCGTCCCGTGACCATGCCGACCCAGGACATGATCATCGGCCTCTACCACCTCACCAAGAACGTGGCCGAGGCGCCGGGGGAGGGGCGCGTCTTCTCCGACGTGTCCGAGGCCCTCATGGCCCACGACCGCGGTGAGATCGCGGTCGGCTCCGAGGTGCAGATCCGCTTCACCGACGTCACCCCGCCGCAGGGCTGGGAGGCGCCGGAGGGTCACGTCGAGGGCGAGCCGGTGCGGCTGCACACGACGCTCGGCCGGGCGCTGTTCAACGAGGCGCTGCCGGAGGGCTTCCCCTTCGTCAACTACACCGTCGACAAGAAGAAGCTGTCGGCGATCGTCTACGACCTCGCCGAGCGCTACCCCAAGGTGCAGGTCGCGGCGACCCTCGACGCGCTCAAGGAGGCCGGGTTCCACTGGGCGACCCGCTCCGGCACGACAGTCGCCCTCAGCGACGTCGTGCCGCCGGCCAACAAGACGCAGATCCTCGAGGCGTACGAGACCCGCGCGGACAAGGTGCAGAGCCAGTACGAGCGCGGTCTCATCACCGACGACGAGCGCCGTTCGGAGCTCATCGAGATCTGGACCGAGGCCACCGACACCGTCGCGAAGGCGATGGAGGAGAACCTCACCGACACCAACACGATCTACCGGATGGTCACCTCCGGCGCCCGCGGCAACATGATGCAGATGCGTCAGATCGCCGCCATGCGGGGCCTGGTGGCGAACCCGAAGGGCGAGATCATCCCGCGGCCGATCAAGTCGAACTTCCGCGAGGGCCTGTCGGTGCTCGAGTTCTTCATCTCCACGCACGGTGCCCGCAAGGGCCTCGCCGACACCGCCCTGCGCACCGCCGACTCCGGGTACCTCACCCGTCGTCTGGTGGACGTCAGCCAGGACGTGATCGTCCGCGAGGACGACTGCGGGACCGAGCGCGGCCTCGTCATGCCGATCGGCACCGACAACAGCGAGGGCGTCCTCACCAAGGACGAGCACGTGGAGTCCACGGTGTACGCCCGCAACCTCGCGGTCGACGTCGAGGTGGACGGCGAGGTCGTCGCCACGGCCAACACCGACCTCGGTGACGTCGTCATCGACCGGCTCATCGCGGCCGGCGTGCGCGAGGTCAAGGTGCGCTCGGTCCTCACGTGCGAGTCGCACGTCGGCACGTGCGCGCGCTGCTACGGCCGCTCGCTCGCGACCGGCAAGCTCGTCGACATCGGCGAGGCCGTCGGCATCGTGGCGGCGCAGTCGATCGGCGAGCCCGGCACGCAGCTGACCATGCGGACCTTCCACACCGGTGGTGTGGCCGGCGACGACATCACGCAGGGTCTGCCCCGCGTCGTCGAGCTGTTCGAGGCCCGCACCCCGAAGGGCAACGCGCCCATCGCGGAGGTGACCGGTCGCGTGCGCCTGGAGCGCAACGAGGCCGAGGTCGTCACCGGCGTGACGGTGGTGCCCGACGACGGCAGCGAGGAGATCGAGGTCGCCGTCAGCACGCGCGCCAAGCTGCTGGTCAAGGACGGCGACCCCGTCGTGGTCGGCCAGCAGCTCGTGGCCGGCGTCGTGGACCCCAAGCAGGTGCTCCGCCTGCTCGGCCCGCGCAAGGTGCAGCAGCACCTGGTCGACGAGGTGCAGCGGGTCTACCGCAGCCAGGGCGTGACGATCCACGACAAGCACATCGAGGTCATCGTCCGGCAGATGCTCAAGCGGGTCACGATCATCGACTCCGGCGACAGCGACCTGCTGCCGGGCGAGCTGACCGAGCGGGCGCGCTTCGAGACGACGAACCGCGAGGTCGTGCGCAACGGCGGCAAGCCCGCGTCGGGGCGCCCGGAGCTCATGGGCATCACGAAGGCGTCGCTCGCGACGGAGTCGTGGCTGTCCGCGGCCTCCTTCCAGGAGACCACCCGGGTGCTGACGGACGCGGCGATGAACGCCAAGTCCGACCCGCTGGTCGGCCTCAAGGAGAACGTCATCATCGGCAAGCTGATCCCGGCCGGCACCGGCCTGTCGCGCTACCGCGACGTCACGGTCGAGCCGACGGAGGAGGCGAAGGCGGCGATGTACACGCTGCCGAGCTACGACGACGGCGACTACGCGCCGTTCGGCGCCGGCTCGGGGCAGGCCGTCCCGCTCGAGGACCTCGACTTCGGCGGCTCCTACCGCTGA